Proteins encoded in a region of the Stieleria neptunia genome:
- a CDS encoding tetratricopeptide repeat protein: MTRPLSHRAPITPLARTVGLLCLLSILIPLSLGAQDSDELSNRERIAADRYLQVLLRRPRPGVALDRVYGYHVQNDSLDELEKQLSDPQADDAGQRQMVWGLVQLQRGRAAEAAQVLTAAESTLPDDAACSFYLGRAYLAVGQTEQAAAAMERALDRGPSRVEALPMFTQLGRIYSRAGEREKSLAVWTRLEQLFPGDTRVGSQIARTLAEEGNYDEALRRYEQLAKTSKQPDEKIAMAVQAAEMRRRQGNAEEATEQLESILARLNPGSWLHTDVRNRIEAGFLKSGDYDALADYYQQQLADRPDDLALQTRLARILITAGRLSEAKTLLDAVVVRAPDDTEARSTLIDVLIHQNNVAEAANQFQELAKRDADNPDHLVRWGQVLLEDAETPLEERRDAAADVWSRLADTRSDDAVTLSQVADLMRGIDRSDDAIELYRKSIELDPASPQYREYLGEYLHSLDRKDEAVEVWRSIADGDRRGRESLVRLAEVFGAFKLPGLALDAWGEAAQYDLTFAQELRYAAKLTEAKQYETALKRLDAAATIAETPDEQEQLLKDRIAVYQASGTLEQQIRDLAAEPESADSLRTLALMHGAAGDLVNAERSIQRALKMAPDNTDVLLVAADLAERQNRLGDAAGLFEQLATADSRFRTNYLQRVAGLQVRLGQTDQAIETCEAVIDANPASPESYQFYARTAFGVNRDEEAIAALRRAMTVAPRDNSPRRMLASHFADRYRTDEAIELYWQAFGYEVKLDDKINVIRALAPLYDRKTDLQTLLGRIEEINRKDGNARTTSLMVAAAHESVQDFGAAINAIDQLLAVQPRDVALLETMVRLADAANEVEQAAEYQKRITELANTPENRFKLVEYQLEAGTIDVAQALSQRLSFLSDPSRLGGMVRSAARRGDLKTARAICEEALRADESLWDIKLSLAQILLLDRSEKEADANRERAMQLAQQIRAADVPMDAPAPTRRKNTVTRSAVNPLPAGYQSNPMYWSQSSYQLAQMLRVGRYANASYSYSTPTATLEPTSFGHARVIAASLILMNEAIGKPDDQVGDAVQAKLDAEFAVQDWESITDAMEIWEHFALMNVISLVSNQPVSGPFGPLPSNLSGAAKAKAEALRQNQMKMIWRLAEIDPAYGMTPLLQLLSQRMMSDAMPAERKPDMTPLAAHELELLAAINKRVQTSGMASTALMGAPPGAAEMMMQAILGHEFKLAGQEETAAQFAPEPPGADASYDEIVGAIQFYLRLGKPEQADGLVKQLLPAARREKPKAPVQGFSPITQVMMGGGEAAQAFSERHEQAMVDAVIAGWSKSTLNAASRSTTLGDGYVNTYAQTGSGGFRSVRIRGPLSPRLLDSTLAQQVLAFSASDSDGSTSQAQTLSGQPQTPTLSSDLIQHLQTPLSDAPPEERKTRRVVAAYAHWWADRPQKCYEQLVDLCTEFPGDVDLQIERARLASELKQPRLALETLDSFSPLDSRMLVRKEMAAMNLAAEIGDTERAKVAAERLFGMRLDVQMQLALADQLKRLGLNDQANAMLARTRSGRVRDENTELQIARAFLSAGDKEAAAEVAYALMRRLSSGRSQRSNQSYYQQQVVSILQSAGRLEPLIERAKRRVESSPKAIRPKQELAELYVAAGRSDEANQVWENLSEDVPVNAAQMIARADAMVKAKRNADAVKLYLDAFEKDPSRFNNDYYKMSNAARSAGEETIDEMYRRLIKIPVASIPTYRMDELARLGSRSTLSDAKRNFIAHLLKSPAAQTQVYNIVRNLPEDQRKQIPEYREAILDAVCSNDAFSANSQLWNVNSRSSGGYAIGPLADTLAMIQADADANQRFRESAEIAKEMESYKLGATFLLALLDTGKAEKVADSLASMRACIEREPDDSSKTPTVSSGLLWQAGQVLENVDGVPADFLIDLYQEAKRSTTSSSSSPQYTLDHRLIETYKKAERFDDARTLLLELYRVTDFSSQNQYNPGYGDYQQLQLDQWVAEQLLACNSPVDALIIYHAALSKPERFDSARRWGGSRNSKEAFQNGADTAAEKITPEVAANHLIRQLEAWEKDVESSPVELMEASADTILTSDAPSSLGLAIRVAVADEKARESVRAFAERVGKLAELHSASWQLAALQLMTACYLEDDSTTKLAKTLFERLPTETELVNKGDQVVDRVKTTALFDLYPVARAASRSDNQTNQEIGARLVDYLSKVAESANDSSIALALAEITGDASQAISRILDLITAQSAPDAPLSQSLVDQCLQVAKDAAKAGEIDTSMRALQLALQNGPPLRKLSTGGDAFAITASRSQPTFNSREQQTEMDLLAAKVSAVTDALSQAMGVPFEFKLSSYQTDRDRQIDRQAMGRVADAYLAIFAPANRPDTVFNYSQKIATSSYDRIRSDDDIVVSSASMVLATAAAASGRADEVAATLEERLGSADENAELSIALVQLAFAAGNMERLAASLDRLIAAIDKQLPPLGQRPTGTGPVTTITSQMASESQKKSEVVDRVMHAIWPILASDMINAAKNTGGESLVDVTTKVGELSRRTESLIGSDGYTANRHREIRRRLALRYVAIAKASGDRQVIDDYIQSELETIETQAYPSGVDLQDYKRRALERLTVSMIDDGLTEQMDPVFRRSILEHFTTQRNYSNRFESHVCLAISQLPADKRIRLLENLAFGRDGDDPIASFDALVSYEIPPPLVRRQHPLLDAVINLPTSTEDYPVVNSLVMLIDDAVAAGQTESILEKLQRNRKTVGDEADMAAALLKLAAAKSNADETAPVLKEIEPTLRAVGDRLAKNLPKQNDKGLWFPALETHLIVRAFEAGLPVAIAEPMIRNVKVYAVRGQRNFMISAVARASAKMGVGRAAGGTTDSPLEHFDVVPISARYRGDNVLLPPLYAVGPDGWISGTSGYEQSHLMFKYPLSGSFTFSAEIQDGGWGEADIAYGGVIYQGNGWQQSAKILGMGNRGQVEFKVGSIRQGKPNVEAVAVSDDRVEALCNGEPYVSDTVTGSYPFVSIHHHKYRTATHFRDVRFSGSPTIPDEVNLIDPTMRGWGVLTRGRSIPKMLLPIGPKQNEQSILKFRKKMEADLAKGPLPNGWSVREGQLHYNGKPADSSSRASESASHIEYLRPIQDGESIEIEFYWKSGETEFSPTIGRTVMRLGAEGTTPDWIIANGDLASVGFVNVANLDPPYSAIAPDNVPKNEAWNTLVMSREGDQLALTLNDQPLTTIPVRGHERPGIYRHEKCDVTVRTIRLTGDWPDEVPAELMGR; encoded by the coding sequence GTGACACGTCCATTGTCCCATCGCGCGCCGATCACACCGCTCGCTCGCACCGTCGGGCTACTCTGCCTGCTCTCGATCTTGATTCCGCTATCGCTCGGCGCCCAAGACTCGGATGAACTTTCCAATCGCGAACGCATCGCGGCGGATCGTTATCTACAGGTGTTGCTGCGTCGGCCGCGTCCCGGTGTGGCATTGGATCGCGTGTACGGATACCACGTCCAAAACGATTCGCTCGACGAACTGGAAAAACAACTCTCTGATCCCCAGGCCGACGACGCGGGTCAGCGTCAGATGGTTTGGGGATTGGTTCAATTGCAGCGCGGTCGTGCGGCGGAGGCGGCACAGGTTTTGACGGCAGCGGAATCAACATTGCCCGACGATGCCGCCTGCAGTTTTTATCTTGGTCGCGCCTACTTGGCGGTCGGCCAGACCGAGCAGGCGGCCGCCGCGATGGAACGGGCGCTCGATCGCGGGCCTTCACGCGTCGAAGCGCTGCCGATGTTCACGCAACTGGGGCGGATTTACAGCCGCGCCGGCGAGCGGGAGAAGTCCCTGGCGGTGTGGACCCGGTTGGAACAACTGTTTCCCGGCGACACACGGGTTGGCAGTCAAATCGCGCGGACGCTTGCCGAAGAAGGCAACTATGACGAAGCCTTGCGGCGCTACGAACAACTCGCGAAGACTTCCAAACAGCCCGATGAAAAAATCGCGATGGCGGTTCAGGCTGCCGAAATGCGACGGCGACAGGGAAACGCCGAAGAGGCGACCGAGCAACTGGAATCGATTCTGGCGCGGTTGAATCCCGGCAGTTGGCTGCACACCGACGTTCGCAACCGGATCGAAGCCGGCTTTTTAAAGTCGGGTGACTACGACGCCTTGGCGGACTACTACCAACAACAACTTGCCGATCGGCCTGATGACCTGGCGCTGCAAACGAGATTGGCGCGGATCCTGATCACGGCGGGGCGGCTGTCGGAAGCCAAGACGCTGTTGGATGCGGTCGTCGTTCGTGCACCGGATGATACCGAAGCGCGATCGACGTTGATCGATGTGTTGATCCATCAAAACAACGTCGCCGAAGCGGCGAATCAGTTTCAGGAACTCGCCAAACGCGACGCGGACAACCCCGATCACCTGGTGCGTTGGGGACAGGTGTTGTTGGAGGATGCGGAGACGCCGCTTGAAGAGCGGCGCGACGCAGCGGCGGACGTTTGGTCACGGCTGGCCGACACCCGCAGCGATGACGCGGTGACGCTCTCGCAAGTCGCCGACTTGATGCGTGGCATCGACCGCAGCGACGACGCGATCGAACTGTATCGCAAATCGATCGAGCTGGATCCCGCGTCGCCCCAGTATCGGGAGTATTTGGGCGAGTACCTCCATTCGCTCGATCGCAAGGACGAAGCCGTTGAAGTCTGGCGGTCGATCGCGGACGGTGATCGCCGCGGTCGTGAGTCATTGGTCCGATTGGCCGAAGTGTTTGGGGCCTTCAAGTTGCCGGGGCTGGCGCTCGACGCGTGGGGCGAAGCCGCTCAATACGATCTGACGTTTGCCCAAGAGCTACGCTACGCGGCAAAGCTGACCGAAGCCAAGCAATACGAAACGGCTCTGAAACGTTTGGACGCGGCGGCGACCATCGCCGAAACGCCGGATGAACAAGAACAATTGCTCAAAGACCGGATCGCGGTGTATCAGGCGTCGGGGACGTTGGAGCAACAGATTCGTGATCTAGCGGCCGAGCCGGAGTCCGCCGACTCGCTGCGAACGTTGGCGTTGATGCACGGTGCGGCCGGCGATCTGGTCAACGCGGAACGCTCGATTCAACGAGCGCTGAAGATGGCACCGGACAACACCGACGTGTTGCTGGTTGCGGCTGATCTTGCCGAACGTCAGAACCGGTTGGGTGACGCCGCGGGGCTATTCGAACAACTCGCCACGGCGGACAGTCGGTTCCGGACCAATTACTTGCAACGTGTGGCCGGTCTGCAAGTGCGATTGGGACAGACCGATCAAGCGATCGAGACCTGCGAAGCCGTCATTGATGCCAATCCGGCCAGCCCCGAATCGTATCAGTTCTATGCGCGAACCGCGTTTGGCGTCAATCGAGACGAAGAAGCGATCGCCGCACTGCGCCGCGCGATGACGGTCGCCCCCCGAGACAACTCGCCGCGACGGATGCTGGCGAGTCATTTCGCCGATCGCTATCGCACCGACGAAGCGATCGAATTGTATTGGCAGGCGTTCGGCTATGAAGTCAAGCTTGATGACAAAATCAATGTGATCCGGGCGCTCGCCCCGCTGTACGATCGCAAGACAGACCTGCAGACGTTGCTCGGTCGAATCGAAGAGATCAACCGCAAGGACGGCAACGCCCGAACGACCAGTCTGATGGTCGCGGCGGCTCACGAGTCGGTTCAGGACTTCGGCGCGGCGATCAACGCGATCGATCAGTTGCTGGCCGTCCAGCCTCGCGACGTCGCCTTGTTGGAAACGATGGTGCGGCTGGCTGATGCGGCCAACGAAGTGGAACAGGCGGCGGAGTACCAAAAGCGGATCACGGAACTGGCCAACACGCCGGAGAATCGTTTCAAGCTGGTGGAGTATCAATTGGAAGCCGGCACGATCGATGTCGCCCAGGCGCTTTCCCAGCGGTTGTCGTTTTTGTCGGATCCCTCACGGCTGGGCGGCATGGTCCGTTCGGCGGCGCGACGCGGCGATCTAAAAACCGCGCGGGCGATCTGTGAAGAGGCTCTGCGAGCCGACGAGAGTTTGTGGGATATCAAGCTGTCGCTGGCACAAATATTGCTGTTGGACCGAAGCGAAAAGGAAGCCGATGCGAACCGCGAGCGGGCGATGCAGTTGGCCCAGCAGATTCGTGCGGCCGACGTGCCGATGGATGCCCCGGCACCGACGCGACGCAAAAACACGGTCACGCGGTCGGCCGTCAATCCATTGCCGGCCGGCTATCAATCCAACCCGATGTACTGGAGCCAGTCTTCGTACCAGCTGGCCCAGATGTTACGCGTCGGCCGATACGCCAACGCCTCCTATTCGTATTCCACACCCACGGCGACGCTCGAACCGACCTCATTCGGCCATGCCCGTGTGATCGCCGCGTCGTTGATTTTGATGAATGAAGCGATTGGCAAACCGGACGATCAGGTCGGCGACGCCGTGCAGGCAAAATTGGATGCCGAATTTGCCGTCCAGGACTGGGAATCGATCACCGATGCGATGGAGATCTGGGAGCACTTCGCGTTGATGAACGTGATCTCGTTGGTCAGCAATCAGCCCGTTTCCGGTCCGTTCGGCCCCTTGCCGTCCAACCTGTCGGGGGCGGCGAAAGCCAAAGCGGAGGCGTTGCGCCAGAATCAGATGAAGATGATTTGGCGGCTGGCCGAAATCGATCCCGCGTATGGCATGACGCCGCTGTTGCAGCTCCTTTCTCAGCGGATGATGTCCGATGCAATGCCTGCCGAGCGGAAACCGGACATGACGCCGCTTGCCGCGCACGAGCTAGAGCTTCTGGCCGCGATCAACAAGCGTGTGCAAACATCGGGAATGGCGTCCACGGCACTGATGGGGGCTCCTCCCGGCGCGGCCGAAATGATGATGCAGGCGATCCTCGGTCACGAATTCAAGTTGGCCGGCCAAGAAGAAACGGCCGCCCAGTTCGCACCCGAGCCTCCCGGTGCGGACGCCAGCTATGACGAAATCGTCGGCGCGATTCAGTTTTATCTGCGTCTGGGAAAACCGGAGCAAGCCGACGGATTGGTCAAGCAACTGTTGCCGGCGGCACGACGTGAAAAGCCCAAGGCACCGGTTCAGGGATTCAGCCCCATCACACAAGTCATGATGGGCGGCGGCGAGGCTGCCCAAGCGTTTAGCGAACGGCACGAGCAGGCGATGGTCGACGCCGTGATCGCGGGTTGGTCCAAGTCGACGCTCAATGCGGCCAGTCGCTCGACGACACTCGGCGATGGCTACGTCAATACCTACGCACAGACCGGAAGCGGCGGGTTTCGGTCGGTCCGGATTCGTGGACCGCTCTCGCCCCGGTTGCTGGATTCAACACTCGCACAACAGGTGCTGGCCTTTTCCGCCAGCGACAGTGATGGGTCAACGAGCCAAGCTCAAACGCTCAGCGGCCAACCTCAAACGCCGACGCTCTCGTCGGACCTGATCCAACATCTGCAGACCCCACTCAGCGACGCACCGCCGGAAGAACGGAAGACGCGGCGGGTCGTCGCCGCCTATGCCCATTGGTGGGCGGATCGACCGCAGAAGTGTTACGAACAGCTGGTCGACCTGTGCACCGAATTCCCCGGCGATGTCGACTTGCAAATTGAGCGTGCCCGTTTGGCGAGCGAGCTGAAACAACCCCGTTTGGCGCTTGAGACGCTGGATTCCTTCAGCCCGCTGGACAGTCGCATGCTGGTCCGCAAGGAGATGGCGGCGATGAATCTGGCGGCCGAGATCGGGGACACCGAGCGAGCCAAGGTTGCCGCCGAGCGGTTGTTCGGCATGCGGTTGGACGTACAGATGCAACTCGCCTTGGCCGACCAGCTGAAACGATTGGGGTTGAATGATCAAGCCAACGCGATGCTGGCGCGGACCCGTAGCGGCCGCGTCCGGGATGAGAACACCGAGCTGCAGATTGCACGCGCGTTTCTTTCCGCGGGGGACAAAGAGGCCGCGGCCGAGGTCGCCTATGCGCTCATGCGACGACTTTCCTCCGGCCGGTCCCAACGCAGTAATCAGTCGTATTATCAGCAACAAGTCGTCTCGATTCTGCAGTCGGCCGGCCGGTTGGAGCCACTGATCGAGCGTGCCAAGCGACGTGTCGAATCGTCGCCCAAGGCGATTCGCCCGAAGCAGGAGTTGGCGGAATTGTATGTCGCGGCGGGGCGCAGTGACGAAGCCAACCAGGTCTGGGAAAACCTGTCCGAGGACGTGCCGGTCAACGCCGCGCAAATGATCGCTCGCGCCGATGCGATGGTCAAAGCGAAACGAAACGCCGATGCCGTCAAGTTGTACTTGGATGCCTTCGAGAAAGATCCCAGTCGGTTCAACAACGATTACTACAAGATGAGCAATGCCGCGCGGTCTGCGGGGGAAGAGACGATCGACGAAATGTATCGTCGGCTGATCAAGATCCCGGTGGCAAGTATTCCGACGTATCGGATGGACGAATTGGCCCGGTTGGGATCGCGGAGCACGTTGAGTGATGCCAAACGGAATTTCATCGCGCACCTATTGAAATCACCCGCCGCCCAGACACAGGTCTACAACATTGTCCGCAATTTGCCGGAGGACCAGCGCAAACAGATTCCGGAATACCGCGAGGCGATTCTGGATGCCGTCTGCAGCAACGACGCATTTTCAGCCAATTCACAGCTGTGGAACGTTAACAGTCGCAGCAGCGGAGGGTATGCGATCGGGCCGCTCGCGGACACGTTGGCGATGATTCAAGCCGACGCGGACGCGAATCAAAGGTTCCGTGAGTCTGCAGAGATCGCGAAAGAGATGGAGTCGTACAAGCTGGGGGCGACGTTCCTGTTGGCACTGCTCGACACCGGGAAAGCGGAGAAGGTGGCGGACAGTCTGGCGTCGATGCGGGCTTGCATCGAGCGCGAGCCGGACGACTCCTCCAAAACGCCGACGGTCAGTTCCGGGCTGTTGTGGCAAGCCGGTCAGGTCCTGGAAAACGTCGATGGGGTGCCCGCCGATTTTTTGATCGATCTCTATCAAGAGGCCAAACGAAGCACTACCTCTTCGAGTAGCAGCCCGCAGTACACGTTGGATCATCGCTTGATCGAAACCTATAAAAAGGCCGAACGATTCGACGATGCCCGGACGCTGTTGTTGGAACTGTATCGCGTCACCGATTTTTCGAGCCAGAATCAGTACAACCCGGGATATGGTGACTATCAGCAACTGCAGTTGGATCAGTGGGTTGCCGAGCAACTGCTTGCCTGCAATTCACCTGTCGACGCCTTGATCATTTATCACGCGGCTTTATCCAAGCCCGAACGTTTTGACAGTGCGCGGCGTTGGGGCGGCAGTCGCAATTCGAAGGAAGCGTTTCAAAACGGGGCGGACACGGCGGCGGAAAAAATCACCCCAGAGGTCGCTGCAAATCATCTGATCCGCCAGCTTGAGGCTTGGGAGAAGGACGTGGAATCCAGCCCGGTCGAGTTGATGGAAGCGTCGGCTGATACGATCCTGACCTCGGACGCTCCGTCCAGTTTAGGGCTGGCGATCCGCGTCGCAGTCGCGGACGAGAAAGCCCGGGAGTCCGTCAGAGCGTTTGCCGAACGAGTGGGCAAGCTGGCCGAGCTTCACAGCGCATCGTGGCAATTGGCGGCGCTGCAACTGATGACGGCCTGTTACCTGGAGGATGATTCCACCACCAAGCTTGCCAAGACGTTGTTCGAGCGTTTGCCGACTGAAACAGAACTCGTCAACAAGGGCGATCAGGTCGTCGACCGCGTCAAGACCACCGCACTGTTTGATCTGTATCCGGTCGCGCGGGCGGCCAGTCGATCGGACAATCAAACCAACCAAGAGATCGGCGCGCGATTGGTCGACTACCTCAGCAAGGTTGCCGAATCCGCGAATGACTCATCGATCGCGCTGGCGCTCGCGGAAATCACTGGAGACGCGTCGCAGGCCATCTCCCGGATCTTGGATTTAATCACCGCCCAGTCCGCACCGGATGCGCCGCTGTCGCAATCGTTGGTCGATCAATGCTTGCAGGTCGCCAAGGACGCCGCCAAGGCAGGCGAAATCGACACGTCGATGCGGGCATTGCAACTGGCGCTTCAAAACGGTCCCCCGCTGCGAAAGCTTTCCACCGGCGGCGATGCATTTGCGATTACTGCGTCACGCAGTCAGCCGACGTTCAACTCTCGCGAACAGCAGACGGAAATGGATCTGTTGGCCGCCAAGGTTTCCGCCGTGACCGATGCCTTGTCCCAAGCGATGGGCGTTCCGTTTGAATTCAAACTCAGTTCCTACCAGACCGATCGCGACCGTCAGATCGATCGCCAAGCGATGGGCCGCGTGGCCGATGCCTACCTGGCGATCTTCGCCCCGGCCAATCGGCCCGACACGGTTTTCAACTATTCCCAAAAGATTGCCACGTCGTCTTACGATCGGATTCGGTCCGACGATGACATCGTCGTCTCCTCGGCATCGATGGTGTTGGCGACTGCGGCGGCGGCCAGCGGTCGGGCCGACGAGGTCGCCGCGACGCTGGAAGAACGTTTGGGATCGGCCGATGAAAACGCGGAATTGTCGATCGCGTTGGTTCAACTCGCCTTTGCCGCTGGAAACATGGAGCGTCTTGCCGCGTCGTTGGATCGCTTGATCGCCGCAATCGACAAACAGCTTCCTCCGCTGGGGCAACGCCCCACGGGCACAGGGCCGGTGACGACGATCACCAGTCAGATGGCCAGTGAATCGCAAAAGAAGTCGGAAGTGGTTGATCGGGTGATGCATGCCATCTGGCCGATCCTCGCGTCTGACATGATCAACGCCGCGAAAAACACTGGTGGTGAAAGCCTGGTAGATGTCACAACAAAAGTCGGCGAATTGTCGCGACGCACCGAATCGCTGATCGGTTCTGATGGCTACACCGCTAACCGGCACCGCGAAATCCGGCGGCGACTCGCGCTCCGGTACGTGGCCATCGCCAAAGCCAGCGGCGATCGTCAAGTCATCGACGACTACATCCAATCCGAGTTGGAAACGATCGAGACGCAGGCCTACCCCAGTGGCGTCGACCTGCAAGATTACAAGCGGCGGGCCCTGGAGCGGTTGACCGTCAGCATGATCGATGACGGGTTGACCGAGCAGATGGATCCCGTTTTCCGCCGATCCATCCTCGAGCATTTCACGACGCAGCGAAATTATTCCAATCGGTTTGAATCCCATGTCTGTCTGGCGATTTCGCAGTTGCCCGCCGACAAACGAATCCGGCTGTTAGAGAATTTGGCTTTCGGCCGCGACGGCGATGATCCGATCGCATCGTTCGACGCGTTGGTCAGTTACGAAATTCCGCCGCCGCTGGTGCGGAGGCAACATCCGCTGCTCGATGCAGTCATCAATCTGCCCACCAGCACCGAAGACTACCCGGTTGTCAATTCGCTGGTGATGTTGATCGATGACGCGGTCGCTGCGGGGCAAACCGAGTCGATTCTTGAGAAACTGCAGCGCAATCGAAAGACGGTCGGGGATGAAGCCGATATGGCGGCGGCGTTGTTGAAATTGGCGGCGGCCAAATCGAACGCTGACGAAACGGCTCCGGTGCTGAAGGAAATCGAGCCGACGTTGCGTGCGGTCGGGGATCGATTGGCCAAGAACCTTCCCAAGCAGAACGACAAAGGTCTTTGGTTCCCGGCGTTGGAGACGCATTTGATCGTTCGCGCCTTTGAAGCAGGGCTGCCCGTGGCGATTGCGGAACCGATGATTCGCAATGTAAAAGTTTACGCGGTTCGCGGACAGCGGAACTTTATGATTTCCGCCGTCGCCCGCGCGTCGGCAAAGATGGGCGTCGGTCGGGCGGCGGGCGGGACGACGGATTCACCGTTGGAACATTTTGACGTCGTTCCCATCTCCGCTCGCTATCGCGGAGACAACGTGCTTTTGCCGCCACTCTACGCCGTCGGTCCCGACGGCTGGATCAGCGGGACCAGCGGGTATGAACAGTCGCACCTGATGTTCAAGTATCCGCTGAGCGGTTCGTTCACCTTTTCGGCGGAGATTCAAGACGGGGGCTGGGGCGAAGCAGACATCGCCTATGGAGGCGTGATCTACCAAGGCAACGGATGGCAACAATCGGCCAAAATTTTGGGGATGGGCAATCGTGGGCAAGTCGAGTTCAAGGTCGGTTCGATCCGCCAGGGCAAGCCGAACGTCGAAGCGGTTGCGGTTTCTGACGACCGGGTTGAAGCGTTGTGCAATGGCGAGCCCTACGTCAGTGACACGGTGACGGGATCGTACCCCTTCGTCTCGATTCATCACCACAAGTATCGCACGGCGACGCATTTTCGTGACGTGCGATTCTCGGGGTCACCCACGATTCCCGATGAAGTCAATTTGATCGATCCGACCATGCGTGGTTGGGGCGTGCTGACGCGCGGCAGGTCGATTCCAAAGATGTTGCTCCCGATCGGACCGAAGCAAAACGAGCAATCGATTCTCAAGTTCCGCAAAAAGATGGAGGCTGACTTGGCAAAAGGTCCCTTGCCGAACGGTTGGAGTGTGCGTGAAGGACAACTGCACTACAACGGCAAGCCCGCCGATTCGAGCAGCCGCGCGTCCGAGTCGGCCAGCCACATCGAATACCTGCGACCGATTCAGGACGGGGAGTCGATCGAGATCGAATTCTATTGGAAGAGCGGAGAAACGGAGTTTTCGCCGACGATCGGGCGGACGGTGATGCGGTTGGGGGCGGAAGGAACGACGCCCGATTGGATCATCGCCAATGGGGACTTGGCATCCGTCGGGTTTGTCAATGTCGCAAACCTGGACCCGCCCTATTCGGCGATCGCACCGGACAACGTGCCGAAGAATGAAGCTTGGAACACCTTGGTGATGTCACGCGAGGGCGACCAATTGGCGCTCACG
- a CDS encoding redoxin domain-containing protein — protein sequence MVRLIKSILTIVVGTVLLIPIVLAGLKATGNLPRPLIDRAVNHLPIELTSAVGLRSADPVVLGEWPPVRGDKFPDLVLTDQTGQTVHLSDFAGKIILVEYAAIPCQGCQAFAGGKQHGAFGHHTVQSGLESIEHYARQYAGVTLGSEDVVFVQVLLYGDSVSAPTQAEVAGWAEHFQMDREANQIVLRGDPSMLSRETYEMIPGFHLIDRDFVLRSDSCGHHPHDDLYKDLLPMLRTLAR from the coding sequence ATGGTTCGTTTGATCAAATCAATTTTGACGATTGTTGTCGGCACGGTTCTGTTGATTCCGATCGTGTTGGCGGGGTTGAAGGCGACGGGCAATTTGCCCCGACCGTTGATCGACCGCGCGGTGAACCATCTGCCGATCGAATTGACGTCGGCTGTCGGTTTGCGGTCGGCCGATCCGGTCGTGCTCGGCGAGTGGCCGCCGGTTCGCGGTGACAAATTCCCTGACCTGGTTCTGACCGATCAGACCGGCCAGACGGTTCACCTGTCGGATTTCGCGGGCAAGATCATCTTGGTTGAATACGCCGCGATCCCCTGTCAGGGTTGCCAGGCCTTTGCCGGCGGAAAACAACACGGCGCGTTTGGTCACCACACGGTGCAGTCGGGATTGGAGTCCATCGAACATTACGCCCGCCAATATGCCGGGGTCACACTCGGCAGCGAGGATGTCGTGTTCGTTCAGGTCTTGCTGTACGGAGACTCCGTGTCGGCCCCGACGCAGGCTGAGGTCGCAGGGTGGGCCGAGCACTTTCAGATGGATCGCGAGGCGAACCAAATCGTGCTCCGCGGTGATCCCTCGATGCTCAGCCGCGAAACCTATGAAATGATTCCGGGGTTCCACTTGATCGATCGTGATTTCGTGTTGCGTTCCGACTCATGCGGACATCATCCGCACGATGATCTGTACAAAGATCTCTTGCCGATGTTGCGGACGTTGGCGCGGTAG
- the tnpA gene encoding IS200/IS605 family transposase, protein MPQSHACLYAHLIFSTKDRYPFLDTSVRDRVHAYLAETVRNMGSSFSLVGGVADHVHLLFEMGRVHAAKDFSEEIKRESSKFIKTFGGKHSKFYWQRGYGIFSVSPPHRSAVEAYIRNQEEHHRVKTFQEEYRDFLRRYDIQYDERYVWD, encoded by the coding sequence ATGCCCCAATCGCACGCTTGTCTGTATGCTCATCTGATCTTCAGCACCAAAGACCGCTACCCGTTTCTCGACACCTCCGTTCGAGACCGTGTGCACGCCTATTTGGCCGAAACGGTTCGCAATATGGGATCGTCATTCTCGCTGGTCGGTGGAGTCGCCGATCATGTCCACCTCTTGTTTGAAATGGGTCGCGTTCACGCGGCGAAGGACTTTAGCGAAGAAATCAAACGGGAATCTTCGAAGTTTATCAAAACGTTCGGCGGCAAACATTCGAAGTTCTATTGGCAACGCGGATACGGAATTTTCTCAGTTTCGCCACCCCATCGGTCCGCCGTCGAAGCCTACATTCGCAATCAGGAGGAACATCACCGCGTCAAGACGTTCCAGGAAGAGTATCGTGATTTTTTACGGCGTTACGACATTCAATATGACGAACGTTACGTGTGGGATTGA